The Rhodococcus antarcticus DNA segment GCCTTCATCAACCGCCGCACCCAGGTCCCCGAGCGGGCGATCCTGCTGGTGGCCGGGCTGACCCTGGTGCTCGGGCTGGTCTTCGTCGGTCAGATCAACACCATCGCCTCGCTCGTGAACTTCGGGGCACTCACGGCGTTCCTGCTGCTGCACGTGTCGGTGGTCGTCTGGTTCGGGATCAAGCAGGGCTCGCGCCGCTACCTGGTGCACTGGGTCGGCCCGGTGATCGGCTTCGCTGTCATTGCCTACGTGCTCTACAACGCCGAGGCCGCGGCCAAGATCGGCGGCCTGATCTGGCTCGTCGTCGGCGTCGGGGTGATGCTCTACTACCGGGCCCGCGGCGGCGGGATCCTGCCCGAGCACGCGGCCGGCGCGGACCCCGTCGAGGTGCGGTGATGGTGGAACACCTCATCACCCGCGACCAGGCGTGCGCGGGCTACAGCGCGGCCCACGCACCGGTGCTCACCGTCGCGCCCGGCGCCGGCGACCGCATCGTGTTCGAGACCGACGACGCCGCGTACGCGCAGATGGAGCAGCACCGGGACCTGGCCACGATCACCGCCACGCTGAACCCGGTGACCGGCCCCGTGTACGTGGAGGGCGCCGAACCCGGCGACGCTCTCGCGGTCACCATCCACGACATCACGATGGCCGAGCACGGCTGGTCGGTCCACATCCCCGGCGCCGGCGCGCTGACCGCACGGATGGGTGAGGACTTCTTCGTCCGCCGGATACCTGTCGTCGACGGCACCGTCCGGCTCACCGACACCGTCAGCTGCCCGGCGCAGCCGATGATCGGCTGCATCGGGGTCGCCCCGCGCCACGGGACGATGTCGACGGTCATGCCGTCCTACGTCACCGGCGGCAACATGGATCTCACCGACGCCCGGCCGGGCTCCACCGTCTACCTCCCGGTGCAGGTGGCGGGCGCGCTGCTCGCGATCGGAGACCTGCACGCGGTCATGAGCCGCGGCGAGAGCTCGTTCGTGGCGATCGAGATCGCCGGTCGCGCCACCGTCAGCGTCGACCTGGTCAAGGGTCGGAACCTGCGCGCCCCGCAGATCGACACCGGCCCGGAGTGGGTGTGCGTCGGGATCGGTGACCCCGTGCAGGAGTCCGTCCGGATGGCCTACGAGGCGATGTTCGACCTGCTCGTGGACGATCACGGCTTCCACCCCGACGATGCCTACGTCGTCATGAGCGCGCTCGCGCACACCGAGCTCGGCGGCCCGACCGGCTCTCGTGACCCGGACCCGCTTCACCCGTTCAGGCCGGTGGGAGCGGTCACCCTGGCCCGGATCGCGAAGGACGTGCTCAGGTCGGTCCGGTGACGCGTCTCTACGGCCGGTGGCAACAACCGAGCCTTCGGAGCCGCCGATCTCCACCGAACCCTTGTCAAGTTCTTCGTATACAACATACGCTCCCCGCAATCCGAAGGGCAGGTGCTCCCATGCACAGTCGTGCAGTCCAACCCAGAACGACCGCGCTGGTGCGCGGTGTCGCCCTCCTCTGCGCGGCACTGACCGCCGCCTGCTCGTCGGTGACACCGGCCGCCGGTGGCGGCGCTGATGCCGCAACCGCACCCGCCGACAGCTTCGGGCAGCCGGCCGCCGCCGGCGAGGTGAAGCAGGGCGGAGCTCTCGTCATGGCTCTGT contains these protein-coding regions:
- a CDS encoding acetamidase/formamidase family protein; the protein is MVEHLITRDQACAGYSAAHAPVLTVAPGAGDRIVFETDDAAYAQMEQHRDLATITATLNPVTGPVYVEGAEPGDALAVTIHDITMAEHGWSVHIPGAGALTARMGEDFFVRRIPVVDGTVRLTDTVSCPAQPMIGCIGVAPRHGTMSTVMPSYVTGGNMDLTDARPGSTVYLPVQVAGALLAIGDLHAVMSRGESSFVAIEIAGRATVSVDLVKGRNLRAPQIDTGPEWVCVGIGDPVQESVRMAYEAMFDLLVDDHGFHPDDAYVVMSALAHTELGGPTGSRDPDPLHPFRPVGAVTLARIAKDVLRSVR